A segment of the Zingiber officinale cultivar Zhangliang chromosome 8B, Zo_v1.1, whole genome shotgun sequence genome:
ACGCCCGCCTTAATCAGTGTGCCATCTTTTCAGCTTTCAAATATAATTAAACAGGATGAAAGGTAGTGCTCAATTATAATCACATTGTCGAAGCTGGTCATCAAGCTTCGAATTTAAAGAGGAAGATAAGGGGAGTGTTTGTGCTTCAATGGTATGCTTTATACTTTATTAAATTCAACGCTGCATTTAGTAAAGCGATCGTAATGCAGGCCCATAGCTGTCAGCAGCGGAGGCCCACGCGACTTGGTGATCCGAATTTTCACCCGCGCCGCCGTCACCGCCTCCCTCAGCCGATGGAGCCGCTTGTACCCCACCGTCGTCCCCTTCGCCACCAGCTTCTTGTCCGCGTACACCTCGTGCTCCATGATTCTCTGTCCCAACGCTATCGCTTCCTGGACCCTCACCAAGTTGAAGCTCGTGTTGGCCTTCGGCAGCGCGAGCTCGATCCAGTGCCCGTGCTTCTGCTCGTCCCCGGCGGCAGCCCAGTAGGTCTTGTCGTCGCTGTCAAGCACGTTGGAGGCTGCAAATCCGCCGTCCCGACCGCCCCTCTCGCTGCTGGCTTTCGCCTTGCTTCCGGCTGCAAGGTCGGCCGAGAAGATACTAGTGATCGCCTTGCGGAAGTCCTTCAGCCGCTGCGTGTCGTCGCTAGAGACAAGCCCGGTGCGGTTCGGTGGTACGTTGAGCAGAAGAACGCAGTTACGCCCCACGGAATTATAGTAGATGTTCAAGAGCTGACTCACCGATTTGGCCGTCTGGTTCTTGTGCCAGAACCACCCTGGCCGGATTGACACGTCGCACTCCGGCGGCACCCAGTCCGTGCCGCGTGGATCGCCAGTGTTCAAGTAGCTGCTTCCGGTGATTCAAACAAGTGAGCTAATGCCACTAATAAGCTCGAATTGGAGGGGGCGAATAACGATTGTCTTCACCTTTCAAGACTCGCATCTCCAATCCTGAGCAAAGTGCGATTGACGATGGACCAGCAGGTGGCTCCGGCGGCTCCCATCTCGTCTCCCACCCAACGTACATCGGGCCCTGCATcggagaagatattgatagagcTCTGCAACTGCTTCACCGTTTCGAACCAGTTCTTGAAGTAGTAGTTCATCTTAGTCGCGTTTGCCCCCTTCGCGCCGTCGAACCATATCTCCGATATGCTCCCGTATCTGCATCGCCAAATCAATCATCCAATTAGAATTCCTTAGATCGACACTTATCTGAATTGTCACAGAGTTGCTGACGGACTTGGTGAGCAATTCATGGAGCTGGGCCATGTAAAACTCGTTGTACTCCACTTCCTGACCGTAGGTCTTCTCATGGCGATCCCACGGCGAGAGATACAGGCCGACGTCGATCCTCCTCGCACTGGCGGCGTTAACAAATTCCCGGACAACGTCTCCTTTGCCTCCCTTCCACGGGCTCTTTTCCACCGAGTGGTCAGTGTACCGCGACGGCCACAGGCAGAATCCGTCGTGGTGTTTGGCTGTGAGTATGACCAGCGAGGCACCGACGGCCTCCGCTGCGTCCATCCATTGCCCGGCGTTCAAATTGGCCGGGTCGAAGAGCGAGGGGCTCTCCTCCCCGGTGCCCCACTCGGAGTCGGTGAAGGTGTTCATGCCGAAGTGGAAGAACATGATGAGCTCGCGTCGGTGCCACTTGAGCTGCGATTCCGATGGAATGGGCAGCACCGGCAACGGAGGCGTTGCGAAATCGGAGAGGACGAAATGGCGGAGGTGAAGCACGGCCACGATCCAAAACCATGCGTTGCACCTCATTGCGGCCTCTGCTTCACAGTGTAACGATTCTAGCTTGGAATTTGAGGTAGAGAGGGCAACCTAGTGATGGAAAAGGCAAGATAGAAGAGGACTGAGGGAGGAAATCATAGCTGAGAAAGGGTGAAAAGGTTTGGGGTGGAAGCCTAGGGACGGATGGTACCGAGACGAGAACAGATAACGCGAAAGCGAGATCGTTCACGGGCTGGCAATTCACTGCATGTTAAACCAGGAACAGAGGCCAAGGAACACAAATAGAAATTTGGCCTTTTCTTTGGTGTCTGAACACTCAAAGAGCATGGCAAGGCTCAGCTCATGCAGTTTTGACAATTTGAGTTTTAATCTCCATGTaacttttcttcttttttctagcgatttaattttttttataagtaaaatatattaaaaaaattatacatgTAGTAGATCTTTGAACGAGCATGTTTTGTTGGTCAAGAAAttaggaagaattgattttaagaTCACGGAATCGTACTTATCAGATCTGCGGGTTTTGATCGAATCCTTCTCCATGATGAATGATCTTGTCTTGTATTTGTGCATGTAGATGGATACCCTCTTTTATAGTGTTATTATTTATTTGTGCACGAATCTCAAAACGATTATAAAAAAGGTCAGACTATAAAGgtactttgaaatatttttaaaatgcaccaacaatctctacgTTTGACAGGGTGGAAGCTTTTAATGTACAACTTGCATATGTAATATTCTCTGTCACCTATGACACAAAACACCAAAAAAAAGGAATATGAGGTCGTTGGGTTGAGGGGTCCTTAATATGCTTAGCTAGCGAACCGACCAAGTCCCTTCTGTAGTCCGATCGACTTTAGCTTACAATAGAATTAGGTCGGATTTGAAGAATGATATCAAGGACTCATCCTTTGCTCAGTCACTCTGGTCGAACCAAGTGTTTAGTTTGTCCGGGCGAACCATCGATATGATCGGCTAGATTACTTGCCCAAAATAGCTAACCATGCTATCCTTGACTGATGAAGAGGACCTAGCTCTGGATGGTACTGGCTTGGCTTTGCTTTAGAGTTTCATCAATACTAAGGGATTTGGGATCCGACCGACCTTGGCCTAGATGATCGATTGCATTGGCCCGAGTGCTGGCACCTCATTGACTTTGATCGCCATGTCAGCCGACCTCTTGGACTTTGATCCGACTCGGGGGCCCCACCTTATTCGTCGTATTGCAAAAGTCTCTCCTTCaaatctagtcaaaggaggctgtaGGTCTGATTGACAAAACACTGGTGTTGTTTGTGTCCCTTGTCCTCCGATCAAATGCCCAATCTTTGTTCTGACGTCCAACACTAGCTGATGTTATACTTAGTTGTTGGTGCTTCCAGCGTCCCTTGTTTCCCGACCGGACACTCATTCTCTCTATTGTCGCTCGGCTCGAGCCGACATCACTCTGGTGCCTTGGAGATAGGGCATGTCATTTACTAATTAATACTTGATATAATGAGCACACCTTTTTATTATAAACTTGCTTATTATCTCTCATCCCTCATAAATGTCGTCTGTATCTTGTTACCAGACATCGCATGCTTGTGATGAGGAATatctgatatgataagtgactGTTGAGATTTGATGTGGCTGTTGAGAGTGCAAATTCAATGATCTA
Coding sequences within it:
- the LOC122017681 gene encoding alpha-L-fucosidase 1-like, with protein sequence MRCNAWFWIVAVLHLRHFVLSDFATPPLPVLPIPSESQLKWHRRELIMFFHFGMNTFTDSEWGTGEESPSLFDPANLNAGQWMDAAEAVGASLVILTAKHHDGFCLWPSRYTDHSVEKSPWKGGKGDVVREFVNAASARRIDVGLYLSPWDRHEKTYGQEVEYNEFYMAQLHELLTKYGSISEIWFDGAKGANATKMNYYFKNWFETVKQLQSSINIFSDAGPDVRWVGDEMGAAGATCWSIVNRTLLRIGDASLESYLNTGDPRGTDWVPPECDVSIRPGWFWHKNQTAKSVSQLLNIYYNSVGRNCVLLLNVPPNRTGLVSSDDTQRLKDFRKAITSIFSADLAAGSKAKASSERGGRDGGFAASNVLDSDDKTYWAAAGDEQKHGHWIELALPKANTSFNLVRVQEAIALGQRIMEHEVYADKKLVAKGTTVGYKRLHRLREAVTAARVKIRITKSRGPPLLTAMGLHYDRFTKCSVEFNKV